The Bacillus sp. Marseille-Q1617 genome has a segment encoding these proteins:
- a CDS encoding DUF6254 family protein, with translation MTKSKHEKERQWDVRKKDQKPHGKVPSFKELSQDAKQK, from the coding sequence ATGACAAAATCGAAGCATGAGAAAGAAAGACAATGGGATGTAAGAAAAAAGGATCAAAAACCTCATGGCAAGGTACCTTCATTTAAGGAATTATCACAGGATGCTAAACAGAAGTAA